A portion of the Salvia splendens isolate huo1 unplaced genomic scaffold, SspV2 ctg1029, whole genome shotgun sequence genome contains these proteins:
- the LOC121788388 gene encoding QWRF motif-containing protein 3-like produces MQKSRELSPRNLSPASSTASTSSTTDYYGSGLESPNSILAPMKQRADQLRKPKTLENSGFLRGIWTSKASSKAKKTADSIGGERREESEQGRSNGKIDRNPQPLLGRQRSCTEFIRIRSQLEDFKENRNPILGGSTRYTRKSNSLDKSQSSEEDNGNIMPGRFSIDEVAVRNNSFSKYDSGLNFDFSLASYMAPTVSSRKHRIDDLPSRSRRWSGEHLEIDNNKKNSPKIFNSGKKGGGDWAGPLARTGSQRALSSPKGKGMRNILNLGINLVKGRKSSSASSSAGPGSAENVHQLKLLHNGLARWRFSNAKSEVTNENYAKHCEEKFQHVQVALFKLQQSILQRKLQLQKEKLEMKLNYIIQSQMKVLEVWANMERQYSSAISNTTDCLHSVVCKIPLVDGAKVEPQMASAMCAASNFATKINIMVAAFQPTVEKNVGVVAKLATVVIQEKQLLEECLDLFKFISTLELEERSLRSSIMQLRLMLQQQQQQGMLA; encoded by the exons ATGCAGAAATCGAGAGAATTGAGCCCGAGAAACCTCTCTCCGGCGTCGAGCACGGCTTCTACTTCATCAACAACCGATTATTACGGCAGCGGCCTTGAATCCCCAAATAGTATTCTCGCTCCAATGAAGCAGAGAGCCGATCAATTGAGAAAGCCTAAAACCCTTGAAAATTCGGGATTTCTCCGGGGTATTTGGACGTCGAAAGCTTCTTCAAAGGCGAAGAAGACGGCCGATTCCATCGGCGGCGAGCGGCGCGAGGAGTCGGAGCAGGGAAGGAGTAACGGAAAAATTGATCGAAATCCGCAGCCGCTTCTCGGCCGGCAGCGGAGCTGCACCGAATTCATACGGATCCGGAGCCAGCTAGAGGATTTTAAGGAGAATCGCAATCCAATTTTGGGAGGATCGACGCGATACACGAGGAAATCAAATTCTCTGGATAAATCGCAATCGTCGGAAGAAGATAACGGAAATATCATGCCGGGGAGATTCTCTATTGATGAGGTGGCAGTGAGAAACAACTCGTTTTCGAAATACGATTCGGGCCTGAATTTCGATTTCTCGCTGGCGTCGTATATGGCTCCAACCGTCAGCTCGAGAAAGCACCGGATCGACGACTTGCCGTCACGGTCACGGCGGTGGAGCGGTGAACATCTGGAAATTGATAATAATAAGAAGAATTCTCCGAAAATTTTCAACTCGGGGAAGAAGGGTGGTGGAGATTGGGCCGGGCCGTTGGCCCGAACGGGCTCTCAGAGGGCTCTGAGCTCTCCCAAAGGGAAGGGAATGAGGAATATATTGAATTTGGGGATTAATTTGGTGAAGGGGAGGAAATCGTCGTCGGCTTCATCTTCGGCCGGGCCGGGCTCGGCGGAGAATGTGCATCAGTTGAAGTTGCTGCATAATGGGTTGGCCCGATGGAGATTTAGCAATGCAAAAAGTGAGGTTACTAATGAGAATTATGCCAAACATTGCGAG gaAAAATTCCAACATGTTCAAGTTGCACTTTTCAAGCTTCAACAGTCTATCCTACAAAGGAAATTACAGCTGCAGAAGGAGAAATTggagatgaaattaaattacataattcaGTCTCag ATGAAAGTATTGGAAGTTTGGGCAAACATGGAAAGACAATATTCATCAGCAATTTCAAATACAACAGATTGCTTGCATTCTGTTGTTTGCAAAATACCCCTCGTTGATGGAGcaaag GTTGAACCACAAATGGCTTCAGCAATGTGTGCTGCATCAAATTTTGCAACTAAAATCAATATTATGGTTGCTGCCTTTCAACCTACG gTTGAAAAAAATGTTGGAGTTGTGGCTAAACTGGCAACTGTAGTTATACAAGAGAAGCAACTATTGGAGGAATGTTTGGACCTTTTCAAATTCATCTCTACATTGGAG TTGGAAGAGAGGAGTTTGAGGAGTAGCATTATGCAATTAAGGTTGAtgctgcagcagcagcagcaacaaggGATGTTGGCGTAA
- the LOC121788386 gene encoding protein STABILIZED1-like, with amino-acid sequence MVYVQSPFSKTLTVNLNPSTTTLRDLNLHLHRHHLIPISHQRLYLSPRLLSTEGNDAVFLSDLGVSLNSTLTLHVPLLGGMQAPVAPKARTDFLNTKPPPNYVAGLGRGATGFTTRSDIGPARAAPDLPDRSAAAIGAPGTPGVGRGRGKGAGEEEEEEEAEEKGYDENQKFDEFEGNDAGLFASAEYDDEDKEADAVWEAIDNRMDSRRKDRREARLKEEIEKYRASNPKITEQFADLKRKLYTLSTDEWDSIPEIGDYSQRNKKKRFESFVPVPDTLLEKARQEKEHVSALDPKSRAAGGTETPWAQTPVTDLTAVGEGRGTVLSLKLDRLSDSVSGLTVVDPKGYLTDLKSMKITSDAEVSDINKARLLLKSVTQTNPKHPHGWIAAARLEEVAGKLQAAQNLIRKGCEECPKSEDVWLEACRLASHVDAKAVIARGVKAIPNSVKLWIQAAKLELEDVNKSRVLRKGLEHIPDSVRLWKAVVELANEEDARLLLQRAVECCPLHVELWLALARLETYDNAKKVLNKAREKLSKEPAIWITAAKLEEANGNTSMVGKIIERGIRALQREGVEIDREMWMKEAEAAERAGSVATCQAIIHNTVEVGVEEEDRKRTWVADAEECKKRGSIETARAIYAHALTVFLTKKSIWLKAAQLEKSHGTRESLDALLRKAVTYIPHAEVLWLMGAKEKWLAGDVPAARAILQEAYAAIPNSEEIWLAAFKLEFENHEPERARMLLAKARERGGTERVWMKSAIVERELGNIAEERRLLDEGLKQFPSFFKLWLMLGQLEERLANLERAKDAYELGLKHCPKCIPLWLSLAHLEEKVNALSKARAVLTMARKKNPQTPELWLAAVRAESRHGHKKEAEILMAKALQECPTSGILWAASIEMAPRPQQKTKSRDAYKKCGDDPHVLAAVGKIFWHDRKVDKARTWFNRAVTLAPDIGDIWALYYKFELQHGGEDNQRDVLNRCVTADPKHGEKWQGISKAVENSHQSTEFILKKVVVAIGKEDHAAENGKN; translated from the coding sequence ATGGTGTATGTCCAATCCCCCTTcagcaaaaccctaaccgtcAATCTCAATCCTTCAACCACCACTCTGCGGGACCTTAACCTCCATCTCCATCGCCACCACCTCATCCCAATTTCCCACCAGCGCCTCTATCTCTCGCCACGCCTCCTCTCCACCGAAGGAAACGACGCCGTTTTCCTGTCCGATTTGGGGGTTTCCCTAaattcaaccctaaccctacaCGTCCCTCTCCTCGGCGGTATGCAAGCGCCCGTGGCTCCAAAAGCCAGAACTGACTTCCTCAACACGAAGCCACCTCCGAATTACGTCGCCGGGCTGGGCCGTGGCGCAACCGGTTTCACCACCCGATCTGATATCGGTCCTGCCCGAGCTGCCCCTGACTTGCCTGACAGATCCGCCGCGGCGATCGGCGCACCTGGGACGCCTGGCGTGGGCCGCGGCCGGGGGAAGGGAGCTggcgaggaggaagaggaggaggaggctgAGGAAAAGGGATATGACGAGAATCAGAAATTCGATGAATTCGAAGGGAATGACGCTGGATTGTTTGCTTCTGCGGAGTACGACGATGAGGATAAAGAAGCTGATGCTGTTTGGGAGGCGATTGATAATAGGATGGATTCGCGGAGGAAAGATAGAAGGGAGGCGAGGTTGAAGGAGGAGATTGAGAAGTATCGAGCCTCGAATCCGAAGATCACAGAGCAGTTTGCTGATTTAAAGAGGAAATTGTACACATTATCGACCGATGAGTGGGATAGCATACCAGAGATCGGGGATTATTCTCAGAGGAACAAGAAGAAGAGATTCGAAAGTTTCGTTCCGGTACCAGACACGCTGTTAGAGAAGGCAAGGCAGGAAAAGGAGCATGTGAGtgctttggatccgaagagcaGGGCGGCTGGTGGGACTGAAACGCCATGGGCACAGACTCCGGTTACAGATTTAACTGCTGTCGGTGAAGGGAGAGGAACTGTGTTGTCATTGAAGCTCGATAGGCTGTCTGATTCAGTCTCTGGATTGACTGTGGTGGATCCTAAAGGTTACTTAACAGATTTGAAGAGTATGAAGATCACTAGTGATGCTGAGGTGTCTGATATAAACAAGGCTCGATTGCTCCTGAAATCAGTAACGCAGACGAATCCGAAACACCCTCATGGCTGGATTGCCGCGGCTAGGTTAGAAGAGGTGGCCGGGAAGCTTCAGGCTGCACAGAATTTGATTAGGAAAGGGTGCGAAGAATGCCCTAAAAGCGAGGATGTGTGGTTGGAGGCGTGCCGTTTGGCGTCTCATGTTGATGCGAAGGCTGTGATTGCAAGAGGTGTGAAGGCGATTCCTAACTCAGTGAAGTTATGGATTCAAGCAGCGAAGCTTGAGTTGGAGGATGTGAATAAGAGTAGAGTGCTGAGGAAAGGGCTTGAGCATATACCAGACTCTGTGAGGCTTTGGAAGGCGGTTGTTGAGCTTGCTAATGAGGAAGATGCGAGGCTTTTGTTGCAGAGGGCTGTGGAATGCTGCCCGTTGCATGTTGAGCTATGGTTGGCACTTGCTAGGCTAGAAACTTACGATAATGCAAAGAAAGTGCTGAATAAAGCGAGGGAGAAGCTTTCGAAGGAGCCGGCTATATGGATCACTGCTGCCAAGTTGGAAGAAGCTAATGGGAATACGAGCATGGTTGGGAAGATTATTGAGAGGGGTATTCGAGCTTTGCAGAGGGAAGGTGTTGAGATCGACAGAGAAATGTGGATGAAAGAGGCCGAGGCAGCTGAAAGAGCTGGTTCTGTTGCTACCTGTCAAGCTATAATCCACAACACGGTCGAGGTTGgggtggaagaagaagataggAAGAGAACTTGGGTTGCTGATGCAGAGGAGTGCAAGAAGAGAGGCTCGATAGAGACGGCGAGGGCCATCTATGCCCATGCTTTAACTGTGTTTTTAACAAAGAAGAGCATATGGCTGAAGGCTGCTCAGCTTGAGAAGAGCCATGGCACTCGGGAATCTCTCGATGCTCTACTCCGGAAGGCTGTTACTTACATACCACATGCTGAAGTTTTATGGCTCATGGGTGCCAAGGAGAAATGGCTTGCTGGGGATGTGCCTGCAGCTCGGGCGATTCTTCAAGAAGCATATGCTGCAATTCCCAACTCCGAAGAGATTTGGCTTGCTGCATTCAAGCTTGAGTTTGAGAATCATGAGCCAGAGAGGGCAAGGATGCTTCTTGCAAAAGCACGAGAGAGGGgaggaacggagagagtatggATGAAGTCTGCCATTGTTGAGAGAGAACTGGGGAACATTGCAGAGGAGAGGAGGTTGCTTGATGAAGGGCTTAAGCAATTTCCTTCGTTTTTCAAGCTCTGGTTGATGCTGGGGCAGTTGGAGGAGCGTCTTGCGAACTTGGAACGAGCCAAGGATGCGTACGAGCTTGGGTTGAAGCACTGCCCAAAGTGTATTCCTCTATGGCTCTCACTTGCTCACTTGGAGGAGAAGGTGAATGCATTAAGCAAAGCCCGCGCTGTTCTGACAATGGCTAGGAAGAAAAACCCTCAAACGCCCGAGCTTTGGCTTGCTGCAGTGAGAGCTGAGTCTCGACATGGTCACAAGAAGGAAGCCGAAATATTGATGGCAAAGGCGTTGCAAGAATGCCCGACTAGTGGTATCCTCTGGGCTGCTTCAATAGAGATGGCTCCTCGGCCTCAACAGAAGACAAAGAGCAGGGATGCGTACAAGAAATGCGGCGACGACCCTCATGTCCTCGCTGCTGTGGGGAAGATATTTTGGCATGATAGGAAGGTTGACAAGGCTAGGACATGGTTTAATAGGGCTGTGACACTTGCTCCGGATATTGGGGATATCTGGGCGCTGTACTACAAATTCGAGCTCCAGCATGGTGGGGAGGATAaccagagggatgtgctgaacaGGTGCGTCACTGCAGACCCAAAGCATGGGGAGAAGTGGCAGGGGATATCGAAGGCAGTGGAGAATTCCCATCAGTCTACGGAGTTTATCTTGAAAAAGGTGGTGGTTGCTATAGGGAAAGAAGATCATGCTGCTGAAAATGGCAAAAACTAG